The DNA window TATAAAAGTGTAAGCTGCTGGTAACTCCAGTGGCTGCATAAGCAGATTCATCGAAAATGTTACTTATCGTTGCATAGGGATCAACGTATTCAGATTGGCTGTAACACCAACCACTGTTTTTTGGATAAACGTTACCGTTAGATTCTTTATCACGATCACAAATTAAATAGGAGTAGGCATAATAATAGTGTCGATTCGTACAATAAAAACTATTACAAACTCTTGTGGTATAACCGGTGCCCGGAAATACAAAGCCATCAAAACCAATAAATGAAATTTGGCTGTTTGTACCTGTGTTTTGGTTATATTCAGCAAGGGTACTTGAAACCGTACTAATAATATCCTTCAGTTCAATATACTTAGCATCCCGATCAGAACTGACCGATTCTTGCATTGATCCTGAAAAATCGGAGATTAAGATAACATCTACCGATTTTGAGTTGTACTTACGCACAGCTGAAGTACTGGCTATATCGACGGATTCTCCAAAGCCATTTGAAATCCCGCTGCTTGGGAACCAAGTTGGTTCACTGATAGTCAACTTGATGTCATATTCGAAAAACTGTTTGGTCGCTAATGCGGATAAATCGCACTTAGGATTGTCATCACATGGAATAACATTGGTTTCTACATATTCAATGGTCGCATTAGGGAAAAAGTAATCTACATAATTATTTACAATCGCGTTGCGAGTCGATTCCGAGCTAGCGTTCTGCCCAGACATAGCAAGCGCCATCACTTCCGTTGCTTCATCTAAACGAGCTTTGTTTTGCAATGCACGAGCACCATCTAGGCCGAGAACAAAAACGCCAAAAAGCATCGGAATAAACAAAACGAACAGCAATGCTGCGTGTCCTTGTTGTTTATTAAACCTTATCTGTTTTTTCATATTTTACCGTGCCAACGTAAACGCATTTGCTGCAACCAACGAATAATCTTTACCAAACAAACTGCCAAACCAATTTGTACTTCGATAACAGAGAGTGACTTGATATAAAGTAGCTGAGCGTCCCCACGACGTTTGAAATAGCAAATTCACGCCAGGAGTAACTCCAGGGCAGGCAAGTCCAACCCCCAATGTCGTCGCGCTGTTCCAGTTCGACACTTCAATCAGCTGATTACCCAAACCGTAGTAACTGCGCTGTCTTACTTTCAAATCAAAGCCGAAATCATTTTGATCAAAATGTCCCATAGACCGATTTAACGAGTTCACTACGATTTGATAGGCCTCTTTGGCCTGATCATCATCGACGGCATACTCTTCTTCTTCGAAAAGCTGTGTTCGCTCTTTTATGACACTCGCGATTGAATAAGAAAGACGTTCCAATTTTCCTTTCATGCTCAGTTTCATAATCAAATCACCGGTAAATACAATCAGCAGTGACAAAAACACACCGACAATCGAAAATTCCACCGTGAAATTGCCACGTTGTTTAATCAATGGAGAATTCATCGCGTTGATATTCCTGTATTACAATTGCTTCGCGGGTAAACATCGATTCAGTATCAAAGAAGTAACTAAAAATATGAGGCGCCATATAGTCCACTCGGTAAATAGCGATGGACGATCCTGTCGCGGTCCCACATTCAATACTGATATCCTCACTCTCTTCATCAGGTGCACATTTTTCCGTCACGGCAGAAAGCTCAGTGAAACTGGTTAAATAGCGCACACTAAAACGAAACTGGGTGACATCAATGACAGACGCCCACACGCTGTCCTCCTTGGCGAGCATTTCTTCAAAGTCGCCTAAGAATTCCGTGGTACTTGCCAATCGTTTACTGTGCAAAGAGGCTTGGGCAATCGCCATATCCCCCAACCCAGAAACATAAGATAAGAAGGCAATTTCAACCCAAAAAGCACACATCAGCCAAAAGAAGATAAAGCCCATCGCAAACTCAATGGTCGCAGTGCCTTTTTGCACTTTGGCCGTTAAAACCGCTTTAACGTTTTTCACTGAGTTCCTCCTGTTGTTTTTCAGGGGAACCCAGTACTGCCCGTTTGACATCCGATAACTTCAAGGCTTTCAAATTGGCAAATAGCTTATTTCGCTGCTCTGGCGACAGCGTTGTGGTTAACCTAGTAAAACCGCCCATATCACCCAATTTTGCATATACGATGGCTAAATTTGCTTTAATCCTCTGGCTACCATTGGCGTTGGAGAAATACATTGGTTCAAGGAGATCCTTGGCAGTAAAATAGTGTTGCTGCAATATAGCCACTAACGCCAAATTATTTTTCACGGTGATATCATCATCCATAAATACACGGGCTTGCAAAAACCGCTGCTTAGCTTGATAAAATTCACCCCGGTAACAATCATTGATACCCAGCAAATTCAATACATCAGCTTCTCGCGGATTAAGGCGATTTGCCTGAGTCAAATATCGATTAGCACGATCCAAGTCACCCAAATTCAAATAGGACTTTCCAGCCAAGTAATTGACATCAAATGACTCCTTTTTGGTGTTGAGCAATGGTTCTAAATAAAAAATTGCCGAATGAAAATCTGCTGTTTCGACATAAGCTCGAATCAACTTTATCCGTGTAGCAAAATCTTCTTTGGCCAATAATTGTGATTTATAAAAAGTAATCAGCTTTTGGTAGTTTTTGCTGCTTAACAATACTTTTTCTTGCGTCTGTGTATCGATACCACCATTACGTTTACCCGAGGTCGCAACACACCCAGATAAACTGATCAGTAATAAAGTCACCACGATCATTTTGCTCATTAGCCTAACATCCTCATTACACCAGGTGCTGCAATGAGCACAACAATTGGAATCATGATAAATAGAATCAAAGGAATCGACATCTTCGCTGATAATTGACCAATTTTTTCTTCGATGTGTAACAACTGCACTTCTCGAATATCGGAAGCTAAAGTAATCAATACCGGATAAATTGAGGAACCATATTGAATACTTTGGTTTAGGGTCATAACGAAACTGCGAATTTCGTTGGACGGAAAACGTTTATAAAGTTCATTGAGCGCCTGTTCAATGCCAACCAAACGCGAGCGATCATTCACCAAATTGAGGATATAGCTGAGGTCTTTATCAAATGCTTTAAACTCATGGGACAGGTAGCTGATTGCTGATTCAATCGTCATCCCGGTTTGAACACAAACCCCCATTAAATCGAGCATATAAGGCAATTTATTAGAGATATCTTTGCGTACTGCGTTAGCTTTGAAAGTCAGATAGTAGTCTGGCCCCATTAAGCTAAGGACGATCCACAATGCTTCAACCGCAATAAAGGTACTCGATTTCAAATGCCATACTGTGCCTAAAATGGCAACACCCAATATTCCGCCAATAACAGCGGTATATTTGATCAAAATGAAATATTTCGAGAACTTTAAGTCATAAAAGCCAGCGGCTATAAATTTATCATCGACATCTTTCTGGTTAGTAGAAAAGACCTTATTTAAAAACTCACTAAGTCCATAAAAGTTAATGGACGCCTTTTCTTCCTCGGAGAAGTTAAGCTTTTCTAATCTTTTTGCTCTCTTGGCTTTAAGTGCCGATACAATTAAAGCAACTAAACCAAGAACAATTAAACCAATTGATGCTAGTGCAATAATATCCATAAGTTCTCCTAGCTAACGCCTCGCATTAGACCCCAAACAATGGATATCCCAATAAACTCACTAGCCAATACGTAATAAAGAATGACCTTGCCATCCTCATTAAACATCACGTATTCATAGTTTTCTGGACTTAAAAACTGCAGCATAAAGAGGAAAAAGAACGGTATTGCCGCCACTATTTTAGCGGATGAGCGTGCTTCTGACGTTAGGGCAAATTTTTTCTTATCCATCGCACGCGCATTAAACATAGTGCGGTTTAAACGCTGGATAATATCTTTTAATTGTCCACCCCGCGAAATATTGGCCCGCAGTGTGATCACAAAGAAATAGAATGATGGATAAGGATAACGATGGCACGACTTACGAAATACTTCATCAGGGTCCTCCCCCAATTGCAAGCGTTGTCCCATCACGCGAAACTCATTACCCACGTCACCTTCAAGCTGGTGTCCTACATACATAATTGCATGCATGATACTGTCACCAGATGAAACCGCACTGGTCATCATATTCAGCGCATCAGGGAATTGAGACTCAAAGTTTTGACGTTCACGATTTTGTAACCAACGGAATAGGAAAAAATACCCTAGGAGCAACACTAACGGAGTGACGATATATTGCGATTCCCGCAGAAAATTGCGATTAAACAGAATTGAGGCCGCAATCAAAACTAAGGTAATCACGATCAGCTTAATTTCTGGCATGTTGCCTAATTGACTCTTAAAGTTATACCAATTCTGCAACGCTCGTTCTTTAAAGCCACGATCTAGCAACGACTGAATATCAACCGCTTGATGTTGACTTACTATAGTTGTCGAACCAAAGCTACTATCAAAATTGCGCAAATACGTCATGCGCCGTTTTTTTGTTCGGTAGTTAATGATTAACGCAATAATAATGATCACGACGCCAATCAATAGAAAATAGAGATCATCACTCATCACGCCTTGCCTCCGGTTGTTTTAAATGAACTCATCAGCTTCTCTTCTAAGCCAAAAAATTTGGCTTTTTCCACTAACACTGAGCGTTGCATCAAACCCGCAGTAACAAACTGCCCTGTTACTTTCCCATCAGGCGTTTTTTCATACGTTGGTTGGAAACGATAGATTTCTTCCAGAACAACACTGGTTCCTTCCAAACCAATCACTTCCGTAATCGACATCACTTTACGGCTACCATCATGGAGGCGAGAAATCTGGATAATAAGATCGACTGCGCTAACGATCGTGCGACGAATCGCTTCTAAAGGAAGGTTGTTACTGGCCATCATTACCATAGATTCAACACGCGCCATCGCATCACGCGGCGTGTTGGCGTGAAGCGTTGACATTGAACCATCGTGACCGGTGTTCATCGCCTGCAACATTTCAAATGCTTCAGCACCACGACATTCCCCTACGATGATTCGATCTGGACGCATACGTAGGGCGTTGATAACCAGTTCACGCTGGCTAATTTGACCAGTATTTTCAATACCGGCCGCACGTGTCTCTAAGCGCACGACGTGAGGCTGTTGCAATTTAAGTTCAGCGGCATCTTCTATCGTAACGATACGTTCTTTCTCAGAAATAAACTGAGACAGCGCATTAAGCATGGTTGTTTTACCAGAGCCCGTACCACCGGAAATAATAATGTTGAGTCGACAACGCGCCGCGACCATCAATAGCTGAGCCATTTCTGGGCTCATTGCACCAAACTGACATAATTTGGCAAAGTCGATACTGTGCTTTTTGAACTTACGAATAGAAATAGACGTGCCATCAATTGCAATCGGAGGAATAACAATATTGACACGGCTACCGTCTAAAAGACGGGCGTCACACAGTGGGCTTGACTCATCGACACGACGCCCTACTCGACTTGCAATCCGTTTGGCGATACCGACTAACTGAGGTTCATCGATAAACGTCACATTGGACTTTTCGACCAAACCATTGCGTTCAATAAAGATTGCCTCAGGACCATTGACCATAATATCGGAGATAGTGTCATCATCCATAAGGCGCTGCAGAGGACCAAGCCCGATCAATTCATCAGCTAGTGCTGAAACAAACTCACGTCTTAGAGAGTTAGAAACCGCGGCACTCTCTTTATCAATCAATAAATTGATCGCACTTTCTAGCTCTTCTTCAAGCTGTGCGCGTTTAATATCCGCAATCGCTGATGGATCTAATGCATCAAAGATCTGCCGACGTAATTTGACATAAAGATTCTTTGCGACGCTCATGCCATCAACCCTTCGATACTATTTTTTTGAAAAGCGATTTTTTCGCATTGATGTCCTCACCCAACACTAAAGCAGACAGTTGGTTAAGAACGACCGCTGAACGGTGACGTCTAGAGGCCAGACGCTTACCATCCAAAATGACATCCGAAAAGTCCTTGATATAAGGAATCACCAGGTCAACTTTACGTTTAAGAAACTTTTCAATTTCATCAAACGACACACTGGCGTACTTTTCAGGAATGGTATGGTTCACCACGATAAAAACTCGTGGTCGTTCCGTTGTAGGCATCGCTTCAATGATAGAGTTGAGTCTTCCCGCATCACGTAACGACGAGACAGTCGCGTTAGTCACGATGACAATACAATCACTTTCCATCCAGTCATTGTTGAAGTCGAACACTTGCCCGGTAGACGCGGAAATGTCTTCTACAATGAAGTTACATTCCGAACGCATCACATCGATAATGGCTCGTCGATAATCCACCATTTCGCCGTAACTGAACTCTTCTGCCGAAATACTTAATATCGACAACAAATTGCTCTTCTTAATCAGTAAGCTACGCGAGCTAGATACGTCGATATTGTCGGAAAGATTACCTTTCTGAACCTTCTTCTTTTCGAACTTATTGATACCTAGCATGATGTCTAGGTTTCCGCTGTTGTAGTTATGGTCAACAATGATTGATGAAGAATGGCGAGTCTCTGCTAATAGGCAGGAGAGCTCAGCGGTCACCATCGTTGCTCCGACACCACCTTTCGATCCAACAATAGAGATACGTTTTGCTTTGCGACCTTTGCTGACACTGAATGGACGCTCACGCTCGTCATAAATACTGTTTACAAACTCAACTAATTCCGTTTTCGTCGCGGGCCAAAATAGGTAATAGAAGCCAAGTTTCTTCAAACCGCGCATGGTCGACATGGCGTCTTCGCCACCGACGATAACCACGGCCGATCCCGTTGGGATAAGATGAGAAATACGTTCAGCATCAGCGACTAAGCTCTTTGATTTATTGAGCTCAATGATGATGATTTCTGCCGATTTACTTTTGACATGCTCGATAATGTTGTCATCTTTGTTTTCAATCGTGATCGGCACAGCGATCCCTTCAAAACGAAATGACTCTTCGAACAACTCTCGACATTGCTTAGTTTGGTAAAAAAGAACGGTCTTGATGTGGTCGTTATTACCCTCTTGACCTTTCCCCGATTTGAGAATACTTGTTAAATCAAACATACATGTACTCCTATTTCATCGCGCCAGCAGAACGTTCAGGGTGAACCATGGATTTCCAACGGTTCGTTTCAACGGTGCAACCGTACATGTTTTTATTCGATTTCATCGACCGGTATGAAATCTCTGGGCAGCTATCGTTCTTCATCAGTAAAGTCACCATTTGCAACGTGAACTGCATCTCTTGCGAAGCTGACTTACGTAGTTCAATCTGGCTATCTTCAATGCCTGACTTGATCAACTTTTTTCGCTTCAGAATAGACAACTTACGAGCAACATCTGTCTGATAAATAAAAGTAAACTTGGCGCTACTCAACTCGTTAGCATGCTGTTGTAGAAAGTCATCCACCCTTTGGCTAGCGTCTTTCACATCAACAATGTTTAACGTAAGTTGAGTCGTGATAGGGTAAAGCTCTACTTGTGCCCCCTTGCTGCGATTAACCGAACCACAGCCACTGAGGAGTAATAGCAATGAACCAATAAGAAGGTATTTGTTCAACATCATTGGATAAATCCTCCTTCTTCTAGCCATTCTTGTGTCTCTTGTTGATCTTCTTCTTCAGAAGAAAATTCAAACAAACGTTCTAGCGTGGTTGATTGACGAAATACAGGAAGGCGTACTTCATTACTTTCTATCGGTTTTACAAGACTGACGGTTGCCACAATAACCAACTCTGTTTTCTTGCGCTCAGTTTGGGAGTAACGGAAAAATGCCCCCAAAATTGGAATATCACCAATCAGCGGAATCTTCGACAGAGATTCAACCTCTTCATTATTTAACAGCCCAGCCAAGACAAAACTCTGTCCATCACCTAGTTCAACAACCGTTGAGGCTTTACGTGTTTTTAGTGCAGGTAAGTCATAGGTTTCATTACGATATTGACTGTCTAAAGAACTCACTTCTGGAACGATAGAGAGTTTGATCTTGTCGTCTTTCAATACATTAGCAGCAAGATCAAGCTTAATTCCGTACTCTTTATACATTACACTGGTGCTGCCATCGATGACCGTCACTACAGGCAATTCACCACCGACGAGAAAGCTCGCTGTTTCACCGGAAATAACCGAAATATTCGGTTCCGCAAGCACTTGTCCAACTGAATTGTCTTGGATGGCATTGATCACGGAAACAATATCCGCGGCACTAAAATTCACGATGGAATTGGTAAATGATCCTGATGAATTACCATCAGAAAAGAGTTGCACCCCTAAGTTTTCCACAAATGATTGCGACACTTCGGCCACAGTGAGTTTCACATTGACCTGTTTCGTCACCGCAACTTTGAGGTTATTTAAAATGCCCTGGTATTTAGTCGATGTGAATATAGGTAAAGTACCGCCTGTCGGTGTCAGCGTTTTTTCGGTAAAAGATTTACCGAGTAATTCGCCTACCAAGGATTCAACATCTGCTTTTTGCTGTTCAGTTGCCACTAAACCATCAATAACGACGTGATCTCCTAAGTGATAAATATCAATATCCAAATCAGGAAATTTAACACTGACATATTGCTTGACGTTTAAAAGGCTGGTGTTAACTACAACAGTTCGAGAATAAACGGTCTTACCGTCACTATCGAAAATGATCAGTGAAGCTGTACCTACAGATTTGCCATAAACCACCAACGTTTTTTTACCGATAGTTGAATAGTCTGCAATGTTGGGATTAGAAATAAAGACCGAACTCATATCGACATCTAACTGAATGGTCTTAGCTTCATCTTTATTCAAGTTCAGTACTGCAGCAGCATATGAACACAGTGAAAGTGATGAAAATATCAATAGTATTATTAGGTTATAAAAAGCTCTATACATAGTTGGCCCTTATTGCCTATTTCACTGAAATGCTACTAGCGCGAAATTCTTTTATCGCATGGTAAGATTCCAAAACATCACCTGCGTTAGCAGATAATTCTTCATAGCTGGCATTTTTAATCGATTTATGAACTTCTAATTTCGATATGCGTTTAGCGATGCTTAATGTCGCTACTTGCTTTGTGTTCAACTCCAGAATTAATGTCGTCTTAACTTGAGCAGGCTCTTTTTCCTTAATCACCTTACTGTCATGTGTTATTTTTAAAACTCGAATATGAGTTAACACGGGTGTTAAAGAGACATCTTTAAAATTCTTAATAGTACTGTCATGAGCTAAATTCTGAGAGTTTGAAGCCAATGCTAATATATCGACATAGCCATATGTCAGCACCACGCCACCAACAATTGAGTCTGGTTCGACTTCAATTGGGAATGGAACCATATTAGGCTTGATAATAAAATCGATATAATTTAGATCGTTTTCAGTAATAAATTGTTTCTTAGCAACCATGTCTCCTTTCGCTAAATCCACTGTTGCAATAGGAGCTTGCTTATAATCAATTACCACATCTTCTTGAATACCGTTTTCTTTGGCTTTAGTTTCTGACCATTTTTCAAACGTGGTGTTGTCTTTAGTCAATAACTCACCATGAATGATATCGGTTGTCGCAACCGGAACAGAAATGAGCTTCTCCTGTTTTACTACTTTAGGAGGAGCCTCAGGTGGCATGATTTTCTTGCGATTAATCCCGTAGACCCCCACCCCGATAGCAATAACGGCGATGGCGATCATTAGCTTAATATTCATGTCATTACCTAACACATAGATACGTCATCTAGGTCAGCATACTCAAACCTATACCTACACTAGAACTGACAACAATAGGAACAGCATAAGGAATCGTAACTACCGTTCTACGTTCCGGCTGCTTTAACCTATTCCTAAGCCACATCACTACAGCTAACGCTCCACCCAACCACAGCATCAAATTGAGCGTAAGCAAAAACCAAGTAGGGTCAATTCCTAAGGCAATAACAGCAAAGAGTTTTACATCTCCAGCGCCACATATGCCTAGACTTACGATAATGAAGCCAGCTACTAAAACGTAAGCTGATTGCATTAAAATCGCAGTCTCCATGTCATTTCGACGTATTAGTAATACTAGTATCAATACTATCAAGACGTCGTAGTTTTTTATGAGCCGATAGCGAATATCGCTGACGATGATTTTAAAAAAAACAAGGACTAGTACCACCAGGTATAGTCCTTGTTGAGTTAAATCTAGTTGCATAACAACTAAGTCTTCAGACTAATTAGTTACCTGATGCACCGCTTGCAGATGTACCGCCAGCAGTAGTGATGTTCGACGAAATCGTAGTAACAGCTGAGTTCAGTGAGTCTGAAAGACCTGAGTTGAACACTGCAAGAACGATTGCTGACATAGCAACACCGATGATTGCGTATTCGATAGCGGTAACACCGCGTTGGTCTTGAACAAATGAAACTACGGTTGCGTAAACTTTAGTGATTAGAGTATTCAACATGATAAATTACCTTCTACTGCCAAATTAATATATTTAAAGCGTTTGTTTAAATGCCAGTTATGAATCAACTGGTTAGTCAGGTTTAATTAGTTACCTGATGCACCACTTGCAGATGTACCACCAGCAGTAGTAATGTTTGACGAAATTGTAGTTACAGCTGAGTTCAATGAGTCAGAGAGACCTGAGTTAAACACTGCTAAAACGATTGCTGACATAGCGACACCGATAATTGCGTATTCGATTGCCGTAACACCGCGTTGGTCTTGAACAAATGAAACTGCTTTTGCATAAACTTTAGTGATTAGAGTATTCAACATGATTTGTTACCTTCTACTGCTAAGTTAATCTATTAAGAGAGCTTGTTTATTTGCCAGTTATTAAACAACTGGATGGTCAGGTTTAATTAGTTACCTGATGCACCACTTGCAGATGTACCGCCAGCAGTAGTGATATTTGATGAAATTGCTGTAATCGCTGAGTTTAATGAATCAGAAAGACCTGAATTAAACACTGCAAGAACGATTGCGGACATGGCAACACCGATAATTGCATATTCAATCGCCGTAACACCGCGTTGGTCTTTAAGAAAAGAAACTACGTTTGCATACATTTTAGTGGTTAGTGTATTTAACATTTATATTTACCTTCAACTGACGATTGAACTTTATTATTCAGGGAGCTCTCTAGTAAAGATTCAATTAATTCTTCAGTAGAGTAAAAGTTATTTTTCAATGCTCCATTACAAGCCTTATTAAGCATCATAATGTAACGTTAAAATCCAATCTAAATTCTTTATTGTTTGGGTAGGTTTTATTTCCTTACCCGCTTTGTCTCTTCGACAGTGCTAATTTAACCAAACCAATTTTTAATGAATACTTTTTTCTGAGACAAAAAATCGAACGAGTGACAAATGTATCAATATCTAGATAAATTTCATTTTATTACATTTAAATGAGATAATTAGCCAATTTAGATAACATGATGATATATAATGGTATTATTTTAGTCCTTTAGTATTACTTGAGACAAAATGACGCATTATGAATTTTGAAGGGTTGGAATTATATGAAGATATTTAATTAAGTCAATTAACATTTATAAAGCAGCCTGCTAGATGGCATAAGATCACACTTTTATTGGTATTTATTTCACCCTCTAAAGGATTAGCTGAATTTTAAACTTTTATATTAAACAGATTGCAAAAGATGTGTTTTATTTCGAGACAATTTGTCGCACGAATAAAATGTATAAACAAAGAAATTATTTAAATAGTAAAAAACTACCTCTATATAGGTAGATAAACAGAAGTCTTAGTAACGAACAACAGGCGCAAGAACCAAACTCATGCGCCTGAGATGAGAAGCAGCCAGGCTGCTGACGATGCAGAGGCTACAAAAGCGAGCGACCAGTTCAGATTTTCTCTTCGAATTCGAGCAGTACCGACTTACTTCTTAAGTTCGCTTCAAAAGCTTCAACACCAATATCCTTGCCGATACCTGATTTTTTGTATCCTCCAGTAGGCATAATATGGTCGAAGCTACGCCCATATCGGTTCACCCACACAGAACCCACTTCTAAAGTGCGAATGCCACGCATAACTCGATCCAAATTGGCACTGTGAATACCAGCAGCCAAACCATAAACTTCATGGCGAGATAGACGCCAAGCCTCATCTTCGGATTCAAAGGACTGAATGGTTAGAACTGGTCCAAAAATTTCTTGCTCTAATGCTATGTTTTGTTCGTCCTGTATTTTGAGTAACGTTGGCGCAAAATAGGCACCGCCGAATCCCTCAAACATAGTGCCACCACAGAGACATTCCGCCCCTTGAGCAAGGCTTTGATCGACTATTGATTGAATCCGTTGAGCTTGTTGCTGTGAAATGATCGGCGATAGCGTGGTCGAACTATGCCAAGTCACACCGGGAGAGAGTTGCTCAAAATACTTTTTAAGTAGAGCAATAAAAGGAGACTCGATACTCTTTTCAATAATGAGGCGAGAACCAGACACGCACACTTGACCAGCATTGCCAGTGATGGCTTTGGCGATGGTCAGCGCTGTACGTTCTAAATCTTTCGTATCAGCAAAAACAATTTGAGGGCTTTTCCCTCCGAGTTCTAACGTTACAGGTTTTGGGCCAGTCAACGCACAGGCTGACATAATAGAAGAGCCTGTTTGAGTAGACCCCGTGAAGGTGACTTTATTAATCTGCGGATGTTCACACAAAGCCGCTCCCGTTTCACGCCCAGAGCCGAGCACCACATTGAAGATATCACTTGGTAACCC is part of the Vibrio porteresiae DSM 19223 genome and encodes:
- a CDS encoding type II and III secretion system protein family protein gives rise to the protein MYRAFYNLIILLIFSSLSLCSYAAAVLNLNKDEAKTIQLDVDMSSVFISNPNIADYSTIGKKTLVVYGKSVGTASLIIFDSDGKTVYSRTVVVNTSLLNVKQYVSVKFPDLDIDIYHLGDHVVIDGLVATEQQKADVESLVGELLGKSFTEKTLTPTGGTLPIFTSTKYQGILNNLKVAVTKQVNVKLTVAEVSQSFVENLGVQLFSDGNSSGSFTNSIVNFSAADIVSVINAIQDNSVGQVLAEPNISVISGETASFLVGGELPVVTVIDGSTSVMYKEYGIKLDLAANVLKDDKIKLSIVPEVSSLDSQYRNETYDLPALKTRKASTVVELGDGQSFVLAGLLNNEEVESLSKIPLIGDIPILGAFFRYSQTERKKTELVIVATVSLVKPIESNEVRLPVFRQSTTLERLFEFSSEEEDQQETQEWLEEGGFIQ
- the cpaB gene encoding Flp pilus assembly protein CpaB, with the translated sequence MNIKLMIAIAVIAIGVGVYGINRKKIMPPEAPPKVVKQEKLISVPVATTDIIHGELLTKDNTTFEKWSETKAKENGIQEDVVIDYKQAPIATVDLAKGDMVAKKQFITENDLNYIDFIIKPNMVPFPIEVEPDSIVGGVVLTYGYVDILALASNSQNLAHDSTIKNFKDVSLTPVLTHIRVLKITHDSKVIKEKEPAQVKTTLILELNTKQVATLSIAKRISKLEVHKSIKNASYEELSANAGDVLESYHAIKEFRASSISVK
- a CDS encoding prepilin peptidase translates to MQLDLTQQGLYLVVLVLVFFKIIVSDIRYRLIKNYDVLIVLILVLLIRRNDMETAILMQSAYVLVAGFIIVSLGICGAGDVKLFAVIALGIDPTWFLLTLNLMLWLGGALAVVMWLRNRLKQPERRTVVTIPYAVPIVVSSSVGIGLSMLT
- a CDS encoding Flp family type IVb pilin: MLNTLITKVYATVVSFVQDQRGVTAIEYAIIGVAMSAIVLAVFNSGLSDSLNSAVTTISSNITTAGGTSASGASGN
- a CDS encoding Flp family type IVb pilin, with product MLNTLITKVYAKAVSFVQDQRGVTAIEYAIIGVAMSAIVLAVFNSGLSDSLNSAVTTISSNITTAGGTSASGASGN
- a CDS encoding Flp family type IVb pilin is translated as MLNTLTTKMYANVVSFLKDQRGVTAIEYAIIGVAMSAIVLAVFNSGLSDSLNSAITAISSNITTAGGTSASGASGN
- a CDS encoding aldehyde dehydrogenase family protein, yielding MEEQYLENTPIPKGHFYHGECQTGDHDVYMDVICPSTGAVYAKMPIATKEMVNLIVEASYAAQRNSDWATRAPRERAKVLYQWATLIEQNQTYLARLEAIGSSRPLHEVLAWDIPYIIDTARFFAELADKHGGYIGATQSNHLGMVIREPYGVVGAITPWNFPLSMAMWKAAPALAAGNAIVIKPSELTPFSTVYLAKLAFDAGLPSDIFNVVLGSGRETGAALCEHPQINKVTFTGSTQTGSSIMSACALTGPKPVTLELGGKSPQIVFADTKDLERTALTIAKAITGNAGQVCVSGSRLIIEKSIESPFIALLKKYFEQLSPGVTWHSSTTLSPIISQQQAQRIQSIVDQSLAQGAECLCGGTMFEGFGGAYFAPTLLKIQDEQNIALEQEIFGPVLTIQSFESEDEAWRLSRHEVYGLAAGIHSANLDRVMRGIRTLEVGSVWVNRYGRSFDHIMPTGGYKKSGIGKDIGVEAFEANLRSKSVLLEFEEKI